From the Streptomyces nigrescens genome, one window contains:
- a CDS encoding type VII secretion protein EccC, whose amino-acid sequence MSVVIVKRPPRALPPEVPSEEVTLEAPPELPREGESENMLMTLMPMMGMASSAGFLFMGNQPFMKIMGGFMVASTLAMAIVQIVKARQGPSGQMLQERQDYLKYLTQKRKEVRRTARKQRDAQLYTHPDPSQLWSIVAEGKRVWERRSGDPDFGQVRLGLGPQQLATPLRAPETAPVDELEPLTAHAMKEFLDKHGHLDNLPLAVSLRAFYHLTVSGDPDTVYGASRAVIAQLCTLHSPEDLMVAVVAAPGAQAEWEWTKWLPHVQDKTTDGAGSRRLVVGDLGEVEELLADDLDGRGRFNPQGTPVTDSPHVVIVLDGGDVPMDSVIAGAEGLQGVTILEVVPGDLDEIRGGLAVQVQPGKLVLESASGAVYHGVCDTLSIAESESLARQLAPLRAGSGADGEEPLLSNLDFTDLLNLGDAGSVDVSRTWRPRTLHERLRVPIGVDKDGQPVMLDIKEASQEGMGPHGLCVGATGSGKSEVLRTLVLALAVTHSSETLNFILADFKGGATFTGMSEMPHVAAVITNLGEDVTLIDRMRDSITGELQRRQELLRSAGNYANITDYEKARAAGAPLDPLPSLVMVLDEFSELLTAKPDFIDMFIQIGRIGRSMGVHMLLASQRLEEGKLRGLDTFLSYRLGLRTFSAAESRTAIGVPDAYHLPNVPGSGILKYDTETMVQFKAAYVSGPYRGPGAGGGAGGSRTRRLPVPFTAAPVVEQIIEDPTPVEPVAPEQDDALADTVLDVIVQRMQGQGPPAHQVWLPPLDEPPTVNQLLPTLAVTPERGVHAPEYTALGKLVVPVALVDKPFEQRRDVMYLDFSAGAGHGLVVGGPQSGKSTLIRSAIASFALTHTPAEVQFYCLDFGGGGMLSMEGLPHIGGVASRLDAEKVRRTVSEVVGILNEREEFFRANNIDSIGTYRQRRAAGTYPDQKWGDVFLVIDGWATFKTDYEQMDPVILDIAARGLGFGVHLIIAGARYTEVRPALRDQLLNRVELRLGDPMESEFDRKRAENVPMGKPGRGMSPEKLDFLAALPRLDGMSDPETLSDGIANLVSTVSEHWQGDPAPAVRMLPTMLHVNELPKGSDYPDHGIAIGVDETTLSPAFIDFETDPLLVIYGESESGKSSLLRLLTKQIAERYPSDKALMVVSDYRRALLGEVPESHLYKYCAAGPQLQEVISGLAGSLGRRMPGPDVTPEQLRNRSWYDLPDAFVIVDDYDLVATSSGNPLQPLLEYLPFARDLGLRLIIARSSSGAGRSSFEPVMQRTKELGAQGLILSADPAEGPLMGNIKGQSLTPGRATFITRKRGAQLVQTGWLPANGR is encoded by the coding sequence GTGAGCGTTGTCATCGTCAAGCGCCCGCCCCGCGCGCTGCCACCCGAAGTCCCCTCGGAGGAGGTGACACTCGAGGCACCTCCGGAGCTTCCGCGTGAGGGTGAATCAGAGAACATGCTGATGACCCTTATGCCCATGATGGGCATGGCGTCCTCAGCGGGATTCTTGTTCATGGGCAATCAGCCGTTCATGAAAATCATGGGCGGCTTTATGGTGGCGTCCACTCTGGCAATGGCGATCGTGCAGATCGTCAAGGCCCGCCAAGGGCCTTCCGGGCAAATGCTCCAAGAGCGCCAGGATTACCTCAAGTACCTTACGCAGAAGCGAAAAGAGGTACGGCGCACCGCGCGCAAGCAGCGGGACGCCCAGCTGTACACCCACCCCGACCCGAGCCAGTTGTGGTCCATCGTGGCCGAGGGCAAACGGGTATGGGAGCGCCGGTCGGGCGATCCGGACTTCGGACAGGTACGGCTGGGGCTCGGGCCGCAGCAGCTGGCCACTCCCCTGCGGGCTCCGGAGACCGCTCCGGTCGACGAGCTGGAGCCGCTCACCGCGCATGCGATGAAGGAGTTCCTGGACAAGCACGGGCACTTGGACAACCTGCCGCTGGCGGTCTCGCTGCGTGCCTTCTACCACCTGACCGTCTCCGGTGACCCGGACACGGTCTACGGCGCCTCGCGCGCCGTCATCGCCCAGCTGTGCACGCTGCACTCGCCCGAGGACCTGATGGTCGCGGTGGTCGCCGCGCCCGGTGCGCAGGCGGAGTGGGAGTGGACGAAGTGGCTGCCGCACGTGCAGGACAAGACCACGGACGGCGCCGGTTCGCGCCGGCTGGTCGTCGGCGACCTCGGTGAGGTCGAGGAGCTGCTCGCGGACGACCTGGACGGCCGTGGCCGGTTCAACCCGCAGGGCACTCCGGTGACCGACTCCCCGCATGTGGTGATCGTGCTGGACGGCGGCGATGTGCCGATGGACTCGGTGATCGCCGGAGCCGAGGGCCTGCAGGGCGTCACCATCCTGGAGGTCGTACCGGGCGATCTGGACGAGATCCGGGGCGGTCTGGCCGTACAGGTCCAGCCGGGCAAGCTGGTGCTGGAGTCGGCCAGCGGCGCGGTCTACCACGGTGTCTGCGACACCCTGTCGATCGCCGAGTCGGAGTCCCTGGCGCGCCAGCTGGCCCCGCTGCGGGCGGGTTCCGGTGCCGACGGCGAGGAACCGCTGCTGTCGAACCTGGACTTCACCGATCTGCTGAACCTCGGTGACGCCGGTTCCGTCGATGTGTCGCGTACCTGGCGGCCGCGCACGCTCCACGAGCGGCTGCGGGTGCCGATCGGTGTCGACAAGGACGGCCAGCCCGTCATGCTCGACATCAAGGAGGCCTCCCAGGAGGGCATGGGCCCGCACGGTCTGTGTGTCGGTGCGACCGGTTCCGGTAAGTCCGAGGTGCTGCGCACCCTGGTGCTCGCGCTCGCGGTGACCCACTCCTCGGAGACCCTCAACTTCATCCTCGCGGACTTCAAGGGTGGCGCCACCTTCACCGGTATGTCCGAGATGCCGCACGTCGCGGCCGTCATCACCAACCTCGGTGAGGACGTCACCCTGATCGACCGCATGCGCGACTCGATCACCGGTGAACTCCAGCGCCGTCAGGAGCTGCTGCGCTCCGCGGGCAACTACGCCAACATCACCGACTACGAGAAGGCACGTGCCGCGGGTGCGCCCCTGGACCCGCTGCCGTCGCTGGTGATGGTGCTCGACGAGTTCTCCGAGCTGCTGACCGCCAAGCCCGACTTCATCGACATGTTCATCCAGATCGGCCGTATCGGCCGGTCGATGGGTGTGCACATGCTGCTCGCCTCGCAGCGTCTGGAAGAGGGCAAGCTGCGCGGTCTGGACACCTTCCTGTCCTACCGGCTGGGTCTGCGGACGTTCTCCGCGGCCGAGTCGCGGACCGCGATCGGTGTGCCGGACGCCTACCACCTGCCGAACGTCCCCGGTTCCGGCATCCTCAAGTACGACACCGAGACGATGGTCCAGTTCAAGGCCGCGTACGTCTCGGGTCCCTACCGCGGTCCCGGTGCCGGCGGCGGCGCCGGCGGCAGCCGGACGCGGCGGCTGCCGGTGCCGTTCACCGCGGCCCCGGTCGTCGAGCAGATCATCGAGGACCCCACGCCGGTCGAGCCGGTCGCCCCGGAGCAGGACGACGCGCTCGCCGACACCGTGCTCGATGTCATCGTCCAGCGCATGCAGGGCCAGGGCCCGCCGGCGCACCAGGTGTGGCTGCCGCCGCTGGACGAGCCGCCGACGGTCAACCAGCTGCTGCCGACGCTCGCGGTCACGCCCGAACGGGGTGTGCACGCACCGGAGTACACCGCGCTCGGCAAGCTCGTGGTGCCGGTCGCGCTGGTGGACAAGCCGTTCGAGCAGCGGCGTGACGTGATGTACCTGGACTTCTCCGCCGGTGCCGGTCACGGTCTGGTCGTGGGTGGTCCGCAGTCCGGTAAGTCCACGCTGATCCGGTCCGCCATCGCCTCGTTCGCGCTCACCCACACCCCGGCCGAGGTGCAGTTCTACTGCCTCGACTTCGGTGGCGGCGGCATGCTGTCCATGGAGGGCCTGCCGCACATCGGTGGTGTCGCCTCGCGTCTGGACGCGGAGAAGGTGCGCCGTACGGTCTCCGAGGTCGTCGGCATCCTCAACGAGCGTGAGGAGTTCTTCCGGGCCAACAACATCGACTCGATCGGGACCTACCGCCAGCGGCGGGCCGCGGGCACCTACCCCGACCAGAAGTGGGGCGACGTCTTCCTGGTCATCGACGGCTGGGCGACGTTCAAGACCGACTACGAGCAGATGGACCCGGTGATCCTGGATATCGCCGCCCGGGGTCTCGGTTTCGGTGTCCACCTGATCATCGCCGGCGCGCGCTACACCGAGGTGCGTCCCGCGCTGCGCGACCAGCTCCTCAACCGCGTCGAGCTGCGCCTGGGTGACCCGATGGAGTCGGAGTTCGACCGCAAGCGCGCGGAGAACGTCCCGATGGGCAAGCCCGGTCGCGGTATGTCCCCCGAGAAGCTCGACTTCCTGGCGGCGCTGCCGCGGCTGGACGGGATGAGCGACCCGGAGACGCTCAGCGACGGCATCGCGAACCTGGTGTCGACGGTCAGCGAGCACTGGCAGGGCGACCCCGCCCCCGCGGTGCGGATGCTGCCGACGATGCTGCACGTCAACGAGCTGCCCAAGGGCAGCGACTACCCGGACCACGGGATCGCGATCGGTGTCGACGAGACGACGCTGTCGCCGGCGTTCATCGACTTCGAGACCGACCCGCTGCTGGTCATCTACGGCGAGAGCGAGTCCGGCAAGTCGTCGCTGCTGCGCCTGCTGACCAAGCAGATCGCCGAGCGGTACCCGTCCGACAAGGCGCTGATGGTGGTCTCCGACTACCGTCGTGCGCTGCTCGGCGAGGTTCCCGAGAGCCACCTGTACAAGTACTGCGCCGCGGGGCCGCAGTTGCAGGAGGTCATCAGCGGTCTGGCCGGTTCGCTGGGCCGGCGGATGCCGGGCCCGGACGTCACGCCGGAGCAGCTGCGCAACCGCAGCTGGTACGACCTGCCGGACGCGTTCGTCATCGTGGACGACTACGACCTGGTGGCGACCAGCAGCGGCAACCCGCTGCAGCCGCTGCTGGAGTACCTGCCGTTCGCCCGTGACCTGGGTCTGCGCCTCATCATCGCGCGCAGCTCCTCGGGCGCCGGACGGTCGTCCTTCGAGCCCGTGATGCAGCGCACCAAGGAGCTCGGTGCCCAGGGTCTGATCCTCTCCGCCGATCCGGCCGAGGGTCCGCTGATGGGCAACATCAAGGGCCAGAGCCTGACGCCCGGACGGGCCACGTTCATCACGCGTAAGCGCGGTGCGCAGCTGGTCCAGACGGGCTGGCTGCCGGCGAACGGCCGCTGA
- a CDS encoding WXG100 family type VII secretion target: protein MSERRNPEALHEAAAGWREMGKHLDGLVRDLDRHVGTAAAANWHGPAGEAFAGEWHRLKRSVDDALPAFELAAADLENAAAAPPEDKGGEEHHEAPPVKSSATTQSSSGPEVAYGFMALGQLANGLGGAFGKRGGGGGQSRGPVVRHTWETSTAAQGPDPFGPAKHGDAKTRGGEGIAKGARTQPDVAEPAPGEERAPKAGQDKKGTAAEPAAAAATGGDARAKGAPASGGEAPGQPAPDVTQHGAFG, encoded by the coding sequence GTGAGCGAGCGACGCAACCCCGAAGCCCTGCACGAAGCGGCGGCCGGCTGGCGGGAGATGGGCAAGCACCTCGACGGGCTCGTCCGCGATCTGGACCGGCACGTCGGCACCGCCGCCGCGGCCAACTGGCACGGCCCGGCCGGTGAGGCGTTCGCGGGGGAGTGGCACCGCCTCAAGCGGTCCGTCGACGACGCCCTGCCGGCCTTCGAACTGGCCGCCGCCGACCTGGAGAACGCGGCCGCCGCACCCCCCGAGGACAAGGGCGGCGAGGAACACCACGAGGCACCGCCGGTGAAGAGCTCCGCCACCACGCAGTCGTCGTCCGGCCCCGAGGTCGCCTACGGCTTCATGGCGCTCGGCCAGCTCGCCAACGGCCTCGGCGGCGCGTTCGGCAAGCGCGGCGGGGGCGGCGGCCAGTCGCGGGGACCGGTCGTACGGCACACCTGGGAGACCTCCACGGCCGCGCAGGGGCCCGACCCGTTCGGACCGGCGAAGCACGGCGACGCCAAGACGCGTGGCGGCGAGGGCATCGCCAAGGGCGCACGGACCCAGCCGGACGTCGCGGAGCCGGCCCCCGGCGAGGAGCGGGCCCCGAAGGCCGGGCAGGACAAGAAGGGGACGGCCGCCGAGCCCGCCGCCGCTGCCGCCACCGGCGGCGACGCCCGCGCCAAGGGCGCCCCGGCGTCCGGCGGCGAGGCTCCGGGCCAGCCCGCTCCCGACGTCACCCAGCACGGCGCGTTCGGCTGA
- a CDS encoding ATP-binding protein, with product MSASDEGNAAAAGYAPHPFVGGRTAALRALAAWRMRWPGAPRVVVLTGNPGSGRSRLVTGFLMMCDPGYRKQLPLDDLDPATVPPDLPAPAVPSPSGRTAAQVLWLIADHFGLSADRRDDICPELAAREEPVTIVVPDVDRAGPVRAANEPARLVREVLKPLAAAEKVQLLADVPRELAAELAEALPPGQVQIIDLDAPEWADPEGLVLHALTALDPDAGAPGLPFTTDPAVRRTLAESLARRADGSRLTVQLAVQSLLMQPEGFDPADETLLPGSVGEALDLHARRLGADPQTLRLLLAPLAFAEGEGLPVQLWGALASAVAGRDMSQDLADGMLLAAPFIQPVEQTGDADDEDGAGAGADGGRTLLRLQHPGIAEEIRSGLPDVRDAQTKIAMALLEAVPQQNWSKADPYIRDHLAAHTLDAGLLPQLLTDPGLFAHADPVTMRAAIEAVPLEQLGAPARTYLRTAPLLTRSQAPAGMRAAFLETAFVEDGLAPYAEALHTLDFALPWRTLWSVPLAGVRAVTTGSLAQEGGDGTTATAPGADGAGAAGGEGPLPASGAAAPRPVAALVVPEGTPGSRTMPGPDGDSSEAGGSALLLHDLLRPGYVDADPAQVRLPSEEAKAAAPFGFSRGADYLRVWDRAGQEVVAALLSDTPLTGADLSPDGVLVVATARGVTARQILAAAPAATPTVPAQRTGSADSDASDGLEGDHS from the coding sequence ATGAGCGCCTCAGATGAAGGAAACGCCGCAGCGGCCGGATACGCACCTCATCCGTTTGTCGGCGGCCGCACCGCGGCGCTCCGCGCGCTCGCGGCCTGGCGGATGCGGTGGCCCGGCGCCCCGCGCGTCGTCGTGCTCACCGGAAACCCGGGCAGCGGGCGCTCGCGCCTGGTCACCGGCTTCCTGATGATGTGCGATCCCGGCTACCGCAAGCAGCTGCCGCTGGACGACCTGGACCCGGCGACCGTGCCCCCGGACCTGCCGGCGCCCGCCGTACCGAGCCCCTCGGGGCGCACCGCGGCACAGGTGTTGTGGCTCATCGCCGATCATTTCGGACTGAGCGCGGACCGCCGTGACGACATCTGCCCCGAACTCGCCGCTCGTGAAGAGCCGGTGACGATTGTGGTGCCGGATGTCGACCGGGCCGGCCCGGTACGTGCCGCCAACGAGCCGGCCCGCCTCGTACGGGAGGTGCTCAAGCCGCTCGCCGCCGCCGAAAAGGTGCAGCTGCTCGCCGATGTGCCGCGCGAGCTGGCCGCGGAGCTGGCCGAGGCGCTGCCGCCCGGCCAGGTGCAGATCATCGATCTCGATGCGCCCGAGTGGGCCGACCCCGAGGGTCTGGTGCTGCACGCCCTGACCGCGCTCGACCCCGACGCCGGGGCGCCCGGACTCCCCTTCACCACCGACCCGGCCGTGCGCCGGACGCTCGCCGAATCCCTCGCCCGGCGCGCGGACGGCAGTCGGCTGACCGTCCAGCTCGCCGTGCAGTCCCTGCTCATGCAGCCCGAGGGCTTCGACCCGGCGGACGAGACCCTGCTGCCCGGCAGCGTCGGCGAGGCCCTCGATCTGCATGCCCGCCGGCTGGGCGCCGATCCGCAGACCCTGCGGCTGCTGCTGGCTCCGCTCGCCTTCGCGGAGGGCGAGGGGCTGCCCGTCCAGCTGTGGGGTGCGCTGGCGAGCGCCGTGGCCGGACGGGACATGAGCCAGGACCTCGCCGACGGCATGCTGCTGGCCGCGCCATTCATCCAGCCGGTCGAGCAGACCGGGGACGCGGACGACGAGGACGGGGCCGGGGCCGGGGCCGACGGCGGCCGTACGCTGCTGCGTCTGCAGCACCCGGGGATCGCCGAGGAGATCCGCTCCGGGCTGCCGGACGTCCGGGACGCCCAGACCAAGATCGCCATGGCGCTGCTGGAAGCGGTGCCGCAGCAGAACTGGTCCAAGGCCGATCCGTACATCCGCGACCATCTCGCCGCCCACACCCTCGACGCCGGTCTGCTGCCCCAACTCCTCACCGACCCGGGCCTGTTCGCCCACGCCGACCCGGTGACGATGCGGGCCGCCATCGAGGCCGTACCGCTGGAGCAGCTGGGCGCCCCGGCCCGTACGTACCTGCGCACCGCTCCGCTGCTGACCCGCTCCCAGGCCCCGGCCGGCATGCGGGCGGCGTTTCTGGAGACCGCTTTCGTCGAGGACGGGCTGGCGCCGTACGCGGAGGCGCTGCACACCCTCGACTTCGCCCTGCCGTGGCGCACGCTGTGGAGCGTGCCACTGGCCGGCGTCCGCGCCGTGACCACCGGTTCCCTGGCCCAGGAGGGCGGGGACGGTACGACCGCGACGGCCCCGGGCGCGGACGGCGCCGGGGCGGCCGGCGGGGAAGGACCTCTACCGGCGTCCGGCGCGGCCGCTCCCCGTCCCGTTGCCGCCCTCGTCGTCCCCGAGGGCACCCCCGGCTCCCGTACGATGCCCGGCCCGGACGGCGACTCCTCCGAGGCCGGCGGCTCGGCGCTGCTCCTGCACGATCTGCTGCGGCCCGGATATGTCGACGCCGACCCGGCGCAGGTGCGGCTGCCCTCCGAGGAGGCGAAGGCGGCGGCGCCCTTCGGGTTCAGCCGGGGCGCCGACTATCTGCGGGTCTGGGACCGCGCCGGTCAGGAGGTGGTGGCCGCGCTGCTCTCGGACACCCCGCTCACCGGCGCCGATCTCTCGCCCGACGGGGTGCTTGTCGTCGCCACCGCACGCGGGGTGACCGCCCGGCAGATCCTCGCCGCGGCACCCGCGGCCACCCCCACCGTGCCGGCCCAGCGCACCGGCTCCGCCGACTCCGACGCTTCCGACGGCCTCGAAGGAGACCACTCGTGA
- a CDS encoding SUKH-4 family immunity protein translates to MINQAQAHATAARWLNPEGHQGPPREVAMQEFDLGWVVWAVPPPPEVDPQTGQRRPPAEVGAACGVVDRTSGELTVWPSVPVDEVVRMYQQKHGAGAAAAPAAPAEPPVTGPGNTAVATYPDPATGEETSLARVSAPGLPPAEFQLFDELQRLGVHPANVRAVHTDLRSALLPGGYPGDFILRTFPNATFSCTQGYGMRPEERAEGIAGLLQHVALMHQLAGQQPPPRPHRLPVPQRVEAAPPMRDVALGKHLVEVFGPQGVTRPDADDLATGRLPEATKNTLVWAGLPAQVPYFFTADRPDSPPAGGLFPDVATYLRETGTEAQEQTLATLAGYVRIGSDGLYTLAVQCTAAEENQNLVGTVWAVQPSSGGGRFVNRTLSAYLRSLALLVTTRRQMQGMDPYAAGTAVATFQDQIAAIDSWALDDDSNWWSLVIEQMWHGLF, encoded by the coding sequence GTGATCAACCAGGCGCAGGCACATGCCACCGCCGCCCGCTGGCTCAACCCCGAGGGACATCAGGGTCCCCCGCGCGAGGTGGCCATGCAGGAGTTCGACCTCGGCTGGGTGGTGTGGGCCGTACCGCCGCCCCCGGAGGTCGACCCGCAGACGGGGCAGCGGCGCCCGCCCGCCGAGGTCGGTGCCGCCTGCGGCGTCGTGGACCGGACGTCCGGCGAGCTGACGGTGTGGCCGTCCGTACCGGTCGACGAGGTCGTGCGGATGTACCAGCAGAAGCACGGTGCCGGCGCCGCCGCGGCTCCGGCGGCACCCGCCGAGCCGCCGGTCACCGGCCCCGGCAACACCGCCGTCGCGACCTACCCCGACCCGGCGACCGGCGAGGAGACCAGCCTCGCCCGTGTCTCGGCGCCCGGACTGCCGCCCGCCGAGTTCCAGCTCTTCGACGAGCTGCAGCGGCTGGGGGTGCACCCCGCGAACGTCCGCGCGGTCCACACCGATCTGCGGTCGGCACTCCTGCCCGGCGGCTACCCCGGCGACTTCATCCTCCGCACCTTCCCGAACGCCACGTTCTCCTGCACCCAGGGCTACGGCATGCGGCCCGAGGAGCGCGCCGAGGGCATCGCCGGACTGCTGCAGCACGTCGCGCTGATGCACCAGTTGGCGGGACAGCAGCCACCGCCGCGGCCGCACCGGCTGCCGGTGCCGCAGCGGGTCGAGGCCGCACCGCCGATGCGGGACGTGGCGCTCGGCAAGCACCTCGTGGAGGTCTTCGGGCCCCAGGGCGTCACCCGCCCGGACGCCGATGACCTCGCCACCGGCCGGCTGCCCGAGGCCACGAAGAACACCCTGGTCTGGGCCGGTCTGCCGGCTCAGGTGCCGTACTTCTTCACCGCCGACCGGCCGGACTCCCCGCCCGCCGGCGGACTGTTCCCGGATGTGGCGACCTACCTGCGGGAAACCGGCACCGAGGCCCAGGAGCAGACCCTGGCCACCCTCGCCGGCTACGTCCGGATCGGCAGCGACGGCCTCTACACGCTCGCCGTCCAGTGCACCGCCGCGGAGGAGAACCAGAACCTGGTCGGCACCGTCTGGGCGGTCCAACCGTCCTCGGGCGGCGGCCGGTTCGTCAACCGCACCCTGTCCGCCTACCTCCGCTCGCTCGCCCTGCTGGTCACCACGCGCCGGCAGATGCAGGGCATGGACCCGTACGCGGCGGGAACGGCGGTCGCCACCTTCCAGGACCAGATCGCGGCGATCGACTCCTGGGCCCTGGACGATGACAGCAACTGGTGGTCGCTGGTCATTGAGCAGATGTGGCACGGGTTGTTCTGA